One Sulfurimonas crateris genomic window carries:
- a CDS encoding slipin family protein produces the protein MFFDINITILYVVIFLVIFLAAAIRILREYQRAVVFTLGRFTGIKGPGLIILIPFIQQMVRVDLRTIVLDVPTQDVISHDNVSVHVNAVVYFRVIDPQKAIIQVEDFYDATSQLAQTTLRSVLGGHELDEMLAERERLNHDIQEILDKQTDAWGIKISNVEIKHIDLDESMVRAIAKQAEAERERRAKVINAKGEVEASENLLLAAQKLSENDLGIQLRYLQTMSDISSDKTNTIVFPFPTDFSKLFKGNLKE, from the coding sequence ATGTTTTTCGATATAAATATAACCATACTGTACGTGGTGATCTTTTTAGTCATATTTTTAGCTGCGGCTATACGCATACTGCGAGAGTATCAAAGAGCGGTCGTCTTTACGCTGGGTAGATTTACGGGCATAAAAGGACCGGGACTTATTATTTTGATCCCTTTTATCCAGCAGATGGTAAGGGTAGATCTTCGTACTATCGTTTTGGACGTGCCGACACAGGATGTTATATCTCACGATAATGTCTCCGTTCATGTAAACGCCGTCGTCTATTTTCGCGTTATAGACCCGCAAAAAGCGATTATTCAGGTTGAAGATTTTTACGATGCGACAAGCCAGCTTGCACAGACTACTCTGCGTTCGGTTTTAGGCGGACATGAGCTAGATGAGATGCTTGCCGAGAGAGAAAGACTCAACCACGATATTCAAGAGATCTTGGATAAGCAGACGGATGCATGGGGTATTAAAATATCAAATGTAGAGATCAAGCATATCGACCTTGATGAGAGTATGGTTCGTGCCATCGCAAAACAGGCGGAGGCAGAGCGTGAACGCCGTGCAAAGGTAATCAATGCTAAGGGAGAGGTCGAAGCGAGTGAAAACCTGCTTTTAGCGGCTCAGAAGCTAAGTGAAAATGATCTTGGTATTCAGCTGCGTTACCTTCAAACTATGAGTGACATCTCAAGTGATAAGACAAATACAATTGTTTTTCCATTTCCGACTGACTTTAGCAAGCTTTTTAAAGGGAATTTGAAAGAGTAG
- a CDS encoding Hsp20/alpha crystallin family protein, with product MLISRYLSPAEAYKRKRGIDFFNDFLSSLDENVNDGALADFKPAVNTREGKDAYHVDVDLPGVKKEDIEINVQNNVLTVSGKRETKSEVKEEEYYRVESSYGKFQRSFTLPDKVDTENIRAACEDGVLEVVIPKLQIEKSSAKKIEIK from the coding sequence ATGTTAATTTCAAGATATTTAAGTCCCGCAGAGGCATATAAAAGAAAAAGAGGCATTGATTTTTTCAATGATTTTTTAAGCTCTTTGGACGAGAATGTGAATGACGGTGCGTTGGCAGATTTCAAGCCTGCCGTAAACACAAGAGAAGGCAAGGACGCTTACCATGTGGATGTTGATCTGCCGGGTGTCAAAAAAGAGGATATTGAGATAAACGTACAGAACAATGTTCTTACGGTTTCGGGTAAAAGAGAGACAAAGAGTGAGGTCAAAGAGGAGGAGTACTACAGAGTGGAGAGCAGTTACGGAAAGTTTCAAAGAAGTTTTACTCTGCCTGATAAAGTAGATACCGAAAATATAAGAGCGGCGTGTGAAGACGGCGTTTTAGAAGTCGTTATCCCGAAGCTTCAGATAGAGAAGAGCTCTGCTAAAAAGATCGAGATAAAGTAA
- a CDS encoding enoyl-ACP reductase, whose protein sequence is MKGKTLFVSGGTRGIGKAIVYAFAAKGCDVAFTYATKGDTASEIIADVESKYGVKARAYLLNILEPDTYKDVYAEFDKDFDRLDFFISNAIISGRAVVGGFGPFMRLKPKGLNNIYIATVDAFVVGAQEAAKRMEKTGGGSIISMSSTGNLVYTPNYAGHGTNKAAVEAMVRYAAAELGEKNIRVNAVSGGPIDTDALKAFPNYEEVKSEVVKRSPLSRMGEAEDLTGACLFLCGNESSWLTGQTIVVDGGTTFQ, encoded by the coding sequence ATGAAGGGGAAAACTCTATTTGTAAGCGGCGGAACTCGCGGAATAGGCAAAGCTATCGTATATGCTTTTGCCGCAAAAGGGTGTGATGTGGCATTTACATATGCGACAAAAGGGGATACCGCAAGCGAGATAATTGCAGACGTTGAGTCAAAATACGGCGTAAAAGCTCGTGCCTATTTACTTAATATTCTTGAACCGGATACCTATAAAGATGTCTACGCGGAATTTGACAAAGATTTTGATAGACTCGACTTTTTTATATCAAACGCTATTATCTCAGGCCGTGCGGTTGTAGGCGGATTTGGTCCGTTTATGAGACTAAAGCCAAAGGGCCTTAACAACATCTATATTGCAACAGTTGACGCTTTTGTCGTAGGCGCTCAAGAAGCGGCTAAGAGAATGGAGAAAACGGGCGGCGGAAGCATCATCAGCATGAGCTCAACAGGAAATCTGGTCTACACACCAAACTATGCCGGTCACGGTACGAACAAAGCCGCTGTAGAGGCGATGGTTCGTTATGCGGCAGCTGAACTTGGCGAGAAAAATATCAGAGTAAATGCAGTAAGCGGCGGACCTATTGACACAGATGCGCTTAAGGCTTTTCCTAACTATGAAGAGGTAAAGAGCGAGGTCGTTAAACGCTCTCCGTTATCTCGCATGGGAGAAGCTGAGGATCTAACGGGCGCTTGTCTTTTCCTGTGCGGCAATGAATCTTCATGGCTTACAGGGCAGACGATCGTTGTTGACGGTGGAACTACTTTTCAGTAA
- a CDS encoding uroporphyrinogen-III synthase has protein sequence MKNIEKLIEPLNLIYYEYEKSSNSFILDRNYSNEHIFEELIKITYLLSKNNINFFVDEKKSLVLNAKDSIFLKIKRYIASFFENIKNSSLNIYVLNDKNVKWAKNLPVIKIETTKVDFDFSKYDAIIFTSKNAIYSLNSYNQEWIKKPIYAIAPQTAKVASNLGAKIKFVSKEKHGDEFAKELVPLLKNKKVLYIRGSKVVTNLVETLNSNGAICDETIVYETVCVEFKKKIKLPKNSVIIFSSPSTIECFLKNSQWDDSYRAVSIGHTTEKYFPPYITPYVSETTSLDSCVKKAIELSR, from the coding sequence ATGAAAAACATAGAAAAACTGATCGAGCCGCTAAATCTTATCTACTATGAGTATGAAAAAAGTTCAAACTCTTTTATACTTGATAGAAACTACTCAAATGAGCATATTTTTGAGGAGCTGATAAAGATAACCTATCTGCTGAGCAAAAATAACATCAATTTTTTTGTCGATGAAAAAAAATCACTTGTATTAAATGCAAAAGACTCAATTTTTTTAAAAATAAAAAGATATATAGCATCATTTTTTGAAAATATCAAAAACAGCTCTTTAAATATCTACGTACTAAACGACAAAAATGTCAAATGGGCAAAAAATCTGCCCGTAATCAAGATAGAGACCACAAAAGTTGACTTTGACTTTTCAAAATATGATGCCATTATCTTTACATCTAAAAATGCGATCTACTCCTTAAACTCATACAATCAAGAGTGGATAAAAAAGCCCATCTACGCGATAGCGCCGCAGACCGCAAAAGTAGCAAGTAATCTTGGAGCAAAGATAAAGTTTGTAAGTAAAGAGAAGCATGGAGATGAGTTTGCAAAAGAGCTGGTTCCTCTATTAAAAAACAAAAAAGTGCTCTATATCAGAGGCTCAAAGGTCGTTACAAACCTTGTAGAGACCCTGAACTCAAACGGAGCGATCTGTGATGAAACTATTGTGTACGAAACGGTATGCGTAGAGTTTAAAAAGAAGATAAAGCTTCCAAAAAACTCCGTAATTATCTTCTCTTCACCCTCTACTATAGAGTGTTTTTTAAAAAATTCACAGTGGGATGATAGCTACAGAGCTGTCTCAATAGGTCACACTACAGAAAAATACTTTCCACCCTATATAACTCCCTATGTGTCTGAGACAACATCCCTAGACTCATGTGTCAAAAAAGCGATCGAACTTAGCCGCTAA
- a CDS encoding Crp/Fnr family transcriptional regulator → MKTRAYDIEMLHDVDKEFEAEFYHYSKTLSYAKGASPFSVDDFLKHFYIVIEGRVKTYQINLDNAKEQTIFVYKRGDMFDVISLLDEKPHEVVYEVLEDCRLLQLPIEKVRYWIENNSTFKELFFPYLAAKMRHVETLASELSLYDVKERLMHLLLENINPHSTFKYKLLQNLSNSEISKLLGTVRHVVERAIKQLKQEKIIQTERKNIKVINLQKLLEKTDKMLPK, encoded by the coding sequence GTGAAAACAAGAGCTTATGATATAGAGATGCTTCATGATGTTGACAAAGAGTTTGAAGCAGAGTTTTATCACTACTCTAAGACGCTTAGTTACGCAAAAGGGGCATCTCCGTTCTCTGTCGATGATTTCTTAAAGCACTTCTATATAGTTATTGAGGGCAGAGTAAAGACATACCAGATAAATCTTGACAACGCCAAAGAGCAGACTATTTTTGTCTACAAAAGAGGTGATATGTTCGATGTTATATCTCTTTTGGATGAGAAGCCGCACGAGGTCGTATATGAGGTACTCGAAGATTGCAGATTGCTTCAGCTCCCCATTGAAAAAGTTAGGTACTGGATAGAGAACAACTCTACATTTAAAGAGCTTTTTTTCCCATATCTGGCTGCCAAAATGAGGCACGTAGAGACTTTGGCAAGCGAGCTTTCGCTTTATGACGTAAAAGAGAGACTTATGCATCTGCTGCTAGAAAATATAAACCCACATAGCACTTTTAAATACAAACTTCTTCAAAACCTCTCAAACAGCGAAATATCCAAACTTTTAGGCACCGTAAGACATGTAGTAGAGAGAGCCATAAAACAGCTAAAACAGGAGAAGATCATTCAGACGGAGAGAAAAAACATAAAAGTTATAAATCTGCAAAAACTTCTTGAAAAAACTGACAAAATGCTACCTAAGTAG
- a CDS encoding Hsp20/alpha crystallin family protein, whose protein sequence is MDIVKTSKKLADKVEEKVEKGLEVVKDTFDNVARHLPFANLAKHPDDTFSIEIDLPGIKKEDIDIKMEDDHLTINAQRRYKNETKADDYYLCESSFGMFSRSFALSDNINRESIDAKYENGRLYITLEKAESKKAKKISIK, encoded by the coding sequence ATGGATATTGTAAAAACATCTAAGAAACTGGCTGATAAAGTCGAAGAAAAAGTAGAAAAAGGTTTAGAGGTCGTAAAAGATACGTTTGACAACGTGGCGCGTCATCTCCCTTTCGCAAACTTGGCAAAACATCCTGATGATACCTTTAGTATTGAGATAGACCTTCCGGGCATTAAAAAAGAGGATATAGATATCAAGATGGAAGACGATCACTTAACTATTAATGCACAAAGAAGATATAAGAACGAGACAAAAGCGGATGACTACTATCTTTGCGAGTCGAGTTTTGGTATGTTTAGCAGAAGTTTTGCACTCTCAGACAATATTAACAGAGAGAGTATAGATGCAAAATATGAGAACGGAAGATTGTATATCACGCTTGAGAAAGCTGAGTCTAAAAAGGCTAAAAAGATTTCTATAAAATAG